In the genome of Thermoproteus tenax Kra 1, the window GTCATCACGCCCTCGACTGCGTCGACGACCACTAGGCCGCCGTCCATTACCCTCAACGAGCGCGTCACATGGCCCGTGAAGTCGACGTGGCCCGGCGTATCGACGAAGTTTATCAGATACGGCTTGCCCTGGTGTTCGAAGTAGAGCGATATGTTGGCGGCCTTGACGGTCATCTGCCTCAGCTGCTCTATCTCGACGTAGTCCATCGCGAGCGCCTTGCCGGCGACTTTGGGGGATAGGAGGCCTGCCCCCATGAGGAGTGAGTCTGAGGTGGTCGTCTTGCCGTGGTCTACGTGGGCAAGTGTGCCTGCGTTTCGTATCTGGGCGGGGTTCTTGGCTATGGCCAATATCTCATCCAACTGCTTCTCCACTATTCTGACGACGCTCGACATGCCCCTCCTTTGTGTGGAGGGTATAAATGTGTTTACGAACATCGAAGCGTAAAGGAGGGGCTACTGTCATTATTTATATTATGAATAATGTAGCTATTATGTTCTCGAAAAACCCGGTGGAGATAGTCCGAGATAAGAAGCTGAGCTCCGCCGAGGTGGCGGACGCTCTCAGGCTGGCTATGGCGGCCGAGATAGACGCAATAAACCTATATCTACAATTGGCGAGACTTATAGATGACGAGAAGATAAGAGGAGTGTTCGAGGACGTGGCGAGGGAGGAGAAGACCCACTTGGGCGAGTTCTTGGAGGCTCTAAAACGGCTCGACCCTACGCAGGCCGAGGAGCTCGAGGCGGGCGCCCGAGAAGTGGCCCAACAGGCGGGAGAGGGGAGCAGAGATCCTCCCCAAGGCCCCTCGGCTTTGTCTGAGGAGGACATAAGGCTCATAACGGAGAGGGTTAGGCAGAGGGCCGCATCCCTCAGAAAGCTCAGGCGCGTGTTCTCCATATTCTCAGCAGGCCCCGAGGCGGACGTCGTGCCGCTTGAGGAGACAGCACCGGGAGACGTCTTTACAGCAAAAAGGCGCCAGATACCTCTTACTGAGATCTCGGTCAAGTTCTCAATATCGCAGAGACAGATAGATTATTCCAGGAGACAGGGCCAGCCCCTATACTCTGCGACAGCCGACGCGGCCGTCCTCAAGCTCGTTGAGCTTGAGGAATCGCATCTGTTGAACTCGCTGACGTCCGACGATAGGAT includes:
- a CDS encoding family 1 encapsulin nanocompartment shell protein, which gives rise to MFSKNPVEIVRDKKLSSAEVADALRLAMAAEIDAINLYLQLARLIDDEKIRGVFEDVAREEKTHLGEFLEALKRLDPTQAEELEAGAREVAQQAGEGSRDPPQGPSALSEEDIRLITERVRQRAASLRKLRRVFSIFSAGPEADVVPLEETAPGDVFTAKRRQIPLTEISVKFSISQRQIDYSRRQGQPLYSATADAAVLKLVELEESHLLNSLTSDDRIGRMALSQWSSPGEALGDVAKAAAQLIKGYIPEPYVLLVGPERYAKLLTISERAGLTELERVKGIVREVVVLPQLREEAVVASADPSVVDVAVGADTSLSFLGPSDGEHLFRLWETIALRIKNPQGVVLLK